A window of Kribbella sp. NBC_00382 genomic DNA:
TTCGGAGAGCTGGGAGTGAGATGACAGCGCAGCAGGGGTGGCCGGCACCGTCCGCGACGGTGGCGGTCCGGGGGCGAGTGACCGTGCCCGGGTCGAAGTCGATCAGCAACCGGGCACTCGTGCTCGCCGCGATCGCCGACGGTCCGTCCACGCTGTCCGGGCTGCTCGTGGCCCGCGACACCAACCTCATGCGCGAAGCCCTCATCTCCCTCGGCGTCGGTATCACCGAGCAGGACGGCCTCGTCACCGTGACGCCCGGCTCCCTCAAGGGCCCCGCGAGCGTCGACTGCGGTCTGGCCGGCACCGTCATGCGGTTCGTGCCGCCGGTGGCCGCGCTGGCTGACGGCGAGATCGCCTTCGACGGCGACGCCTACGCCCGCGAACGCCCGATGAACGTCATCCTCGGCGCGCTGCGCGCTCTCGGCGTGCAGATCGAGGACCACGGCACCGGCCGGATGCCGTACTCCGTGAGCGGTACCGGCTCCGTCCGTGGCGGCAAGGTCACCCTGGACGCCTCCGGCTCGAGCCAGTTCGTCTCCGCGCTCCTCCTCGCGGGCGCCCGGTACGACGAGGGCGTCGACATCCTGCACGACGGCAAACCGGTCCCGTCCCAGCCGCACCTCGACATGTCCGTCGCGATGCTGCGTGAGCGGGGTGTCCAGGTCGACGACAGCCAGCCCAACCGCTGGATCGTTGCCCCCGGCCCCATCCGCGCCCTCGACACCGCGATCGAGCCGGACCTGTCGAACGCGGCCCCGTTCCTCGCTGCCGCGGTCGTCACCGGCGGCGAGGTCACCGTGACCGGCTGGCCGACCGAGACGACTCAGCCCGGCGGCCAACTGCCCGACCTCTTCACCCGCCTCGGCGCCG
This region includes:
- the aroA gene encoding 3-phosphoshikimate 1-carboxyvinyltransferase, whose product is MTAQQGWPAPSATVAVRGRVTVPGSKSISNRALVLAAIADGPSTLSGLLVARDTNLMREALISLGVGITEQDGLVTVTPGSLKGPASVDCGLAGTVMRFVPPVAALADGEIAFDGDAYARERPMNVILGALRALGVQIEDHGTGRMPYSVSGTGSVRGGKVTLDASGSSQFVSALLLAGARYDEGVDILHDGKPVPSQPHLDMSVAMLRERGVQVDDSQPNRWIVAPGPIRALDTAIEPDLSNAAPFLAAAVVTGGEVTVTGWPTETTQPGGQLPDLFTRLGADVTLTDGELTVRGTGRIQGADLDLSEVGELTPVLAAIAALADGPSYLRGIAHLRGHETDRLAALETEFNALGGDVTQTADGLEIRPKPLHGGLFGTYHDHRMAHAAAVLGLTVNGLEIENIATTAKTLPEFPDLWSALVS